In Candidatus Cohnella colombiensis, one DNA window encodes the following:
- the cysK gene encoding cysteine synthase A, whose translation MARMVQSITQLIGDTPAVILQRMTGPNDAQVVVKLEKMNPSGSVKDRAALGLMNDAEERGLISPGSVIIEPTSGNTGIGLAMNAAAKGYRLILVMPDNMTAERIALLRGYGAEVVLTPAAQRMSGALAKARQLLTEIPGSYMPNQFENPANPNIHRTTTALEILEQTEGRLDAFVATAGTGGTITGTGEQLKKQLPDLYIAVVEPAGSPVLSGGEPGPHKLVGTSPGFIPDILNTSIYDEIIQVADEDALETTRKLARLEGLLVGPSSGASVWAALQIARRLGPGKRVLCIAPDTGERYLSMDIF comes from the coding sequence ATGGCGCGTATGGTACAATCGATCACTCAATTAATCGGGGACACACCTGCTGTCATTCTTCAACGCATGACGGGACCAAACGATGCGCAAGTCGTCGTTAAATTAGAAAAAATGAATCCAAGCGGAAGTGTGAAGGATCGCGCGGCACTTGGGCTGATGAATGATGCAGAGGAGCGAGGCTTAATTTCTCCTGGCAGTGTTATTATTGAGCCTACGAGCGGGAACACAGGAATTGGTTTGGCTATGAATGCCGCAGCAAAAGGCTATCGACTCATACTCGTTATGCCTGATAATATGACAGCTGAACGGATTGCATTGTTGCGAGGATATGGCGCAGAGGTGGTGCTGACACCTGCAGCACAGCGGATGTCCGGAGCACTCGCCAAAGCCAGACAGCTGTTAACTGAAATTCCGGGAAGCTATATGCCGAATCAGTTCGAAAACCCAGCCAATCCGAATATCCATCGTACGACGACTGCGCTAGAAATTTTGGAGCAGACAGAAGGACGCCTTGATGCATTCGTTGCAACCGCGGGAACTGGCGGTACAATTACAGGGACGGGTGAACAACTGAAGAAGCAGTTACCCGATCTTTACATTGCGGTCGTAGAACCAGCAGGCTCACCTGTGCTTTCTGGTGGCGAGCCGGGACCACATAAGCTAGTGGGAACGAGCCCAGGCTTCATTCCGGACATTCTGAATACATCTATATACGACGAAATTATTCAAGTCGCTGACGAAGACGCATTAGAGACGACTAGAAAGCTCGCAAGGCTCGAAGGGCTGCTCGTAGGTCCCTCGTCAGGAGCTTCAGTGTGGGCGGCATTACAAATTGCACGCCGTCTCGGACCCGGCAAGCGTGTATTATGCATTGCACCGGATACAGGCGAACGATATTTAAGCATGGATATCTTCTGA
- a CDS encoding spore coat protein, with the protein MQTTPQTSSATPIMLSDEDMAYTILSDLKRVTREYATAATESVCTQTRQMFTTMLDDTLRMQGELFNAMNQNQMYNTASPALRQELDKQHKQYQQTQQQTNQFVEQCHASGGQMHPGAMNNAQAGGQQQSAGGYVM; encoded by the coding sequence ATGCAAACAACACCACAAACTAGCTCAGCTACACCGATCATGCTGTCTGATGAAGATATGGCGTATACGATTTTAAGTGATTTAAAGCGAGTTACGCGTGAATATGCGACAGCTGCTACAGAATCAGTATGTACTCAAACACGACAAATGTTTACGACAATGTTGGATGATACGTTGCGCATGCAAGGCGAGTTATTCAACGCAATGAATCAAAACCAGATGTATAACACAGCTTCACCGGCGTTGCGCCAAGAACTAGACAAGCAACACAAGCAGTATCAACAAACCCAACAGCAGACGAATCAATTTGTTGAACAATGTCATGCTTCTGGAGGTCAGATGCATCCAGGTGCAATGAACAATGCTCAAGCAGGTGGGCAACAGCAATCAGCAGGCGGTTATGTGATGTAA
- a CDS encoding Lrp/AsnC family transcriptional regulator has product MNQFKLSILDLLKEDARLTAATIATMLGAAEQDVVAAIAEMEQEHVIVKYATVINWSKVDDEKVTALIEVECSPERGRGFESIAERVYLYPEVKSVYLMSGAFDLLVEIEGKNLKEVASFVSNKLSTIESVISTKTFFILKKYKQDGIIFEEFEDDQRLMISP; this is encoded by the coding sequence ATGAATCAATTTAAATTAAGCATCTTGGATCTGCTCAAAGAAGACGCCCGATTAACTGCGGCTACAATTGCCACGATGCTTGGTGCCGCGGAACAGGACGTCGTCGCCGCGATCGCGGAGATGGAGCAGGAACATGTAATCGTGAAGTATGCAACAGTGATTAACTGGAGCAAGGTTGACGACGAGAAGGTAACTGCATTGATCGAAGTAGAGTGTTCACCAGAGCGTGGGCGTGGCTTCGAAAGCATCGCCGAGCGTGTGTACTTGTACCCAGAAGTAAAGTCTGTCTATCTAATGTCAGGCGCCTTTGACTTACTCGTTGAAATTGAGGGCAAAAATTTGAAGGAGGTCGCCTCTTTCGTCTCTAACAAGCTTTCAACGATCGAATCGGTTATTTCCACAAAAACATTTTTCATCCTAAAAAAATATAAACAAGACGGCATTATTTTTGAGGAGTTTGAAGACGATCAACGTTTGATGATTTCTCCTTGA
- a CDS encoding aminotransferase class I/II-fold pyridoxal phosphate-dependent enzyme — MITREEKPQSLVERPRDSGMEQYLAANARAIQPSGIRRFFDLVSASKDKDIISLGVGEPDFVTPWRFRDAAVYALEKGKTQYTSNSGMLELREAISGYLSSQFKLKYNPDNEIIVTVGGSEGIDLALRALIEPGDEILIPEPCYVSYSPISSLGGGVTVGIETFAEDGFKLTAESLQAVITPRSKVLILCYPSNPTGAIMTYEEMLPIAKIVEENDLIVISDEIYAELTFTGQKHVSFASLPGMKDRTILVSGFSKAFAMTGWRMGYTCGHPDLIGAMLKIHQYTIMCAPIMGQIAALEALKEGGMEEKDRMVESYNQRRRLMVQGFRDMGLECHEPQGAFYVFPSIQSTGLTSDEFAERLVKEAKVAAVPGNAFGRGGEGFLRCCYATSITQLSEALERISVFLKKLD, encoded by the coding sequence ATGATAACAAGAGAAGAAAAGCCGCAATCCCTGGTTGAACGGCCTCGTGATAGCGGCATGGAGCAGTACTTAGCCGCGAACGCGCGTGCTATTCAACCGTCGGGCATCCGGCGTTTCTTTGATTTAGTCAGCGCGAGCAAAGACAAGGACATCATCTCATTAGGCGTTGGTGAACCTGATTTTGTTACGCCATGGCGATTCCGGGATGCTGCGGTTTACGCACTAGAGAAGGGTAAAACACAATATACTTCGAACTCGGGTATGCTAGAGCTTCGCGAAGCGATTAGCGGTTATTTATCGTCACAATTCAAATTGAAATATAATCCGGATAATGAAATCATCGTTACAGTAGGCGGTAGTGAAGGAATTGATTTGGCGTTAAGAGCATTAATCGAGCCGGGAGATGAAATTTTAATTCCGGAGCCCTGCTATGTTTCTTATTCACCGATTTCATCATTAGGTGGCGGAGTTACAGTAGGGATTGAAACGTTCGCAGAGGACGGCTTTAAGTTAACTGCGGAGAGCTTGCAGGCGGTCATTACTCCTCGCTCCAAAGTGCTCATTCTTTGTTATCCGAGCAATCCAACCGGTGCAATTATGACATATGAAGAGATGCTGCCGATTGCGAAGATTGTAGAGGAGAATGATTTAATTGTCATCTCTGATGAAATCTATGCGGAACTCACCTTTACCGGACAGAAGCACGTTAGCTTCGCATCATTGCCTGGGATGAAGGATCGTACCATTCTCGTAAGCGGATTTTCGAAAGCATTCGCAATGACAGGCTGGCGGATGGGCTATACGTGCGGTCACCCTGATTTGATAGGGGCAATGTTGAAAATTCACCAATATACGATTATGTGTGCACCGATCATGGGTCAAATTGCAGCTTTGGAAGCGCTAAAGGAAGGCGGCATGGAAGAGAAGGATCGCATGGTGGAATCCTATAATCAACGGCGAAGGCTAATGGTTCAGGGATTCCGTGATATGGGTCTTGAATGCCATGAGCCGCAGGGTGCATTTTATGTGTTTCCATCGATTCAATCTACAGGTCTTACATCGGATGAGTTCGCTGAGCGGTTGGTTAAGGAAGCTAAGGTTGCTGCAGTGCCAGGTAATGCCTTTGGCAGAGGCGGAGAAGGCTTCTTACGGTGTTGCTACGCAACTTCTATTACGCAGCTGTCGGAAGCATTAGAGCGGATCAGCGTATTCTTGAAGAAGCTGGATTGA
- a CDS encoding aspartyl-phosphate phosphatase Spo0E family protein, which yields MALSKRQAKWRDVTIDSSLVEEIEALRHKLNERYLAECSFTAASVVELSHQLDVKMNEFMKRMHNYYT from the coding sequence ATGGCATTATCGAAGCGTCAAGCAAAGTGGCGCGACGTAACGATCGATTCATCCTTGGTTGAAGAGATTGAAGCGTTGCGGCATAAGCTGAATGAGAGGTACTTAGCTGAATGTTCGTTTACTGCAGCATCGGTGGTAGAGTTAAGCCATCAATTGGACGTAAAAATGAATGAATTCATGAAGCGTATGCACAATTATTACACATAA
- a CDS encoding cob(I)yrinic acid a,c-diamide adenosyltransferase, translated as MKIYTRTGDEGLTSVIGARVVKDDVRVEAYGTIDELNSIVGQAVAVIARDNAGEWDDLLQQLLTIQHELFDCGSDLSYAKLDPAKMKVNSEMVTQLEAWIDEYEAQTPPITRFILPGGSEQAAIVHLCRTVCRRAERRVVTLAAEQPSPEPVRQYLNRLSDYFFTVARVANARQGIQDVEYERGAHVFGRRT; from the coding sequence ATGAAAATATATACGAGAACAGGCGACGAAGGGCTGACATCGGTAATCGGTGCTAGAGTTGTGAAGGACGATGTACGTGTTGAAGCTTACGGCACAATTGATGAACTAAACAGTATCGTTGGACAAGCTGTCGCCGTTATCGCGCGAGACAATGCTGGAGAGTGGGATGATCTGCTTCAACAACTTCTTACGATTCAGCATGAGCTATTCGACTGCGGATCAGATTTAAGCTATGCAAAGCTCGATCCTGCGAAGATGAAAGTGAATTCAGAAATGGTGACGCAGCTAGAGGCTTGGATTGACGAGTATGAAGCGCAGACTCCGCCGATAACACGATTTATTTTACCTGGGGGCAGTGAGCAAGCGGCGATTGTTCATCTGTGCCGGACAGTGTGTCGTCGTGCTGAAAGAAGAGTCGTCACTCTAGCAGCAGAGCAGCCGAGTCCTGAACCTGTACGACAATATTTGAATCGATTGTCTGATTATTTCTTCACGGTTGCTCGCGTTGCGAATGCGCGGCAAGGGATACAGGATGTTGAGTATGAGCGTGGTGCACACGTATTTGGACGGAGGACGTAA
- a CDS encoding RluA family pseudouridine synthase produces MNETTTYYAPLQFIADASDEGRRLRDVLRKRVGISRKLMVKLKMSDEGLTVNGEKARPYDLITAGDVIALHMETEQSEDILPQPIPVDIVFEDEHILVVNKRAGIIVHPTTGHYTNTLANGIVYHWQERGERVRFRPVNRLDEHTSGLVLIAKHVFASQQLGEQMKAGTIEKQYRAYVYGQPPGQKGEVNAPIGRQTEDPHRRVVREDGAPSLTYYEVADVYGHYATSLDVRLGTGRTHQIRVHLTSIGCPLIGDSYYSLERWSESEIAVQFAKVIERQALHAVRLAFDHPVTGVRMEHEASLPEDLLNLEAMLREIRSE; encoded by the coding sequence ATGAATGAAACAACGACGTATTATGCGCCACTTCAGTTCATCGCCGATGCATCGGATGAGGGACGTCGTCTTCGTGATGTGCTACGCAAACGGGTCGGAATCTCACGCAAGCTGATGGTAAAGTTAAAGATGTCTGACGAAGGTTTAACCGTCAATGGAGAGAAAGCAAGGCCATATGACCTTATCACTGCAGGTGATGTAATTGCCTTGCACATGGAAACCGAACAGTCGGAAGACATATTACCGCAGCCTATACCTGTGGATATTGTTTTTGAAGATGAGCATATATTGGTCGTCAATAAACGTGCGGGGATCATTGTGCATCCAACGACTGGACACTATACGAACACATTAGCGAATGGCATTGTATATCATTGGCAAGAGCGAGGGGAGCGGGTTCGATTTAGACCTGTTAACCGGCTAGATGAGCATACGTCGGGGTTAGTGCTCATTGCAAAGCATGTATTTGCTAGTCAGCAATTAGGCGAGCAGATGAAAGCAGGGACGATCGAGAAGCAATATCGCGCTTATGTGTATGGACAGCCCCCTGGGCAAAAAGGGGAAGTGAATGCACCGATTGGTAGACAAACAGAAGACCCTCATCGGCGTGTTGTAAGGGAGGATGGTGCGCCTTCTTTGACCTATTACGAAGTTGCGGATGTGTATGGACACTATGCTACTTCGCTTGATGTACGTCTTGGGACAGGTAGAACCCATCAAATTCGTGTGCATCTTACTTCGATCGGCTGTCCGCTTATTGGCGATAGTTACTACTCTTTAGAGAGGTGGAGCGAATCCGAGATTGCTGTGCAGTTCGCCAAAGTTATCGAACGACAAGCATTACATGCGGTGCGCTTGGCGTTCGACCATCCCGTGACAGGCGTAAGAATGGAGCATGAGGCGAGCTTGCCAGAAGATTTGCTAAATTTAGAGGCAATGCTTAGGGAGATCAGGAGTGAATAA
- a CDS encoding arsenate reductase family protein: MSKTLKVYHYPICSTCRLANKQLKEQGYQLDDQDIKQQPPTVEELRRLIPLSGLPIAKWFNTSGEVYRELGLKDKVKTMSEDEKIKLLSGHGMLIKRPIVTDGVKVTVGYKSERFAEEWPAL; this comes from the coding sequence ATGTCTAAAACTTTAAAAGTATATCATTATCCAATATGTAGCACATGTCGGCTTGCGAATAAACAATTGAAAGAGCAAGGGTACCAACTGGACGATCAAGATATTAAGCAGCAACCGCCGACAGTTGAGGAGCTGCGCAGACTGATTCCGTTAAGCGGTTTACCGATTGCAAAGTGGTTTAACACATCGGGAGAAGTCTATCGGGAGTTGGGGCTGAAGGATAAGGTGAAGACGATGAGTGAAGATGAGAAAATCAAGCTGCTTTCTGGGCATGGTATGCTGATCAAACGCCCAATTGTAACTGATGGAGTGAAAGTTACAGTCGGATATAAAAGTGAAAGATTTGCAGAAGAGTGGCCAGCGCTATGA
- a CDS encoding aminotransferase class I/II-fold pyridoxal phosphate-dependent enzyme, with protein MMKLKSQRLDRLGSAIFSEVAGWKREAMRKGLDVISLDIGSPDQPPVESLRRVLADAVMQPNMYSYPGTEGTLQFRQTVAKWFNHRFQVELDPEHEILALMGTQDGLGHLALAITDPGDAALLPDPGYPVYGAGLAVAGVEAIPLPLSADNGYLPDFEAIPQAVWDRVKLMILNYPSNPLSVTADLDFFEQAVHVARRHGVLLVHDNAYSEMAFDGVKPPSVLEIPGASEVAIEFHSLSKSFHLAGTRMGFAVGNRDILASLRALKNNIDFGVFLGTQTVAIAALEMDMKQSRPVSTLYEQRRDVFVGALREQGWDIPLPAATMFVWAPVPQGWTSRSFSNALLMATGVASIPGNAFGERGEGFIRLALVEDETRLLEAARRIAQFLNNNN; from the coding sequence ATGATGAAGCTAAAGTCGCAACGCCTTGATCGGCTTGGTTCAGCAATCTTCTCCGAGGTGGCAGGGTGGAAGCGCGAAGCGATGCGCAAAGGACTGGATGTCATCAGCTTGGACATCGGAAGTCCAGATCAGCCTCCGGTTGAGTCTTTGCGACGGGTGCTTGCAGATGCGGTCATGCAGCCGAATATGTACAGTTATCCAGGTACAGAAGGCACTTTGCAATTCCGCCAAACAGTAGCCAAGTGGTTTAACCATCGCTTTCAAGTCGAGCTTGATCCTGAACATGAAATATTGGCGCTAATGGGGACGCAAGATGGCTTGGGTCATTTGGCATTAGCAATTACAGATCCAGGTGATGCTGCTTTACTGCCTGATCCTGGATATCCTGTATATGGTGCGGGACTTGCTGTAGCTGGTGTAGAGGCGATTCCACTTCCGCTATCGGCGGATAACGGATACTTACCTGATTTTGAAGCGATTCCACAAGCGGTTTGGGATCGTGTGAAGCTGATGATTTTGAATTATCCAAGCAATCCGTTGTCGGTTACTGCTGATTTAGATTTCTTTGAGCAGGCTGTTCATGTGGCACGGCGTCATGGCGTGTTACTTGTTCACGATAATGCTTATAGCGAGATGGCGTTCGACGGAGTAAAACCACCGAGTGTACTGGAAATTCCGGGTGCATCCGAAGTAGCGATCGAATTTCACTCCCTATCGAAGTCGTTTCATCTTGCTGGCACACGAATGGGTTTCGCTGTCGGTAATCGAGATATATTGGCCTCTCTTAGAGCACTCAAAAACAACATCGATTTCGGTGTATTTCTAGGCACTCAAACGGTAGCTATAGCTGCACTAGAGATGGATATGAAGCAGTCTCGTCCAGTATCGACGCTATATGAGCAACGTAGAGACGTGTTCGTAGGCGCACTTAGAGAGCAAGGGTGGGATATACCCCTTCCAGCTGCTACAATGTTCGTATGGGCACCTGTCCCACAGGGCTGGACTTCAAGATCATTTTCAAATGCACTTTTAATGGCCACTGGGGTTGCATCCATTCCGGGTAATGCGTTCGGAGAGCGTGGAGAAGGCTTCATTCGACTGGCGCTCGTAGAGGATGAGACAAGGCTTCTTGAAGCGGCAAGGCGAATTGCGCAATTCCTGAACAACAACAATTGA
- a CDS encoding 5'-3' exonuclease H3TH domain-containing protein — translation MTDHHQKVLLVDGMALLFRAFYATSYTGYIRKTSAGLPTNAIHGFIQYFFDAIKTFDPTHVVCCWDMGSKTFRTEQFPDYKGNRGEPPAELIPQFDLVKEVVADMGILNVGIIGFEADDCMGTLANQLSEHAEVYILTGDHDMLQLVNEQVKVVIMKKGKLNYAVYDPESLLAERQITPRQVIDLKGFMGDTSDNYPGVKGIGEKTALKLLLDYESIEGVLENLDKLPKGVRSKIESDLDMLHLSRSLATIRLDVPIQCELEHCRFVVTKDAAVRKFEELELGGLVKLLEIS, via the coding sequence ATGACTGATCATCATCAAAAAGTGCTACTCGTGGACGGTATGGCGTTACTGTTCCGTGCGTTCTATGCAACATCGTATACAGGCTATATCCGTAAGACGAGTGCAGGTTTACCCACGAATGCGATTCATGGCTTTATTCAATATTTTTTCGATGCGATCAAAACATTCGACCCAACGCACGTCGTGTGCTGCTGGGATATGGGAAGCAAAACCTTTCGAACAGAGCAATTTCCGGATTACAAGGGAAATCGTGGCGAGCCACCTGCTGAGCTCATTCCGCAATTTGATCTCGTTAAAGAAGTCGTGGCTGATATGGGCATTTTAAATGTCGGTATTATTGGGTTCGAAGCAGATGACTGTATGGGAACGTTGGCTAATCAATTAAGTGAACATGCTGAGGTGTATATTCTGACAGGTGACCATGACATGCTGCAGCTTGTAAATGAGCAAGTCAAAGTCGTCATAATGAAAAAAGGTAAATTGAATTATGCAGTATATGATCCGGAAAGCTTGCTCGCAGAAAGACAGATCACCCCTCGGCAAGTTATCGATTTGAAAGGTTTTATGGGCGATACGAGCGACAACTATCCAGGGGTAAAAGGGATTGGTGAAAAGACGGCACTTAAATTACTATTGGATTATGAATCGATCGAGGGCGTGCTAGAAAATTTGGACAAGCTGCCGAAAGGCGTTCGCAGTAAAATTGAATCCGATTTAGACATGCTCCATCTATCAAGAAGTTTAGCGACCATTCGACTCGATGTTCCGATTCAATGTGAGCTAGAACATTGCCGATTTGTAGTGACGAAGGATGCTGCGGTTCGCAAGTTCGAAGAGCTTGAGCTGGGCGGTCTTGTAAAATTACTCGAAATTTCATGA
- a CDS encoding phosphodiester glycosidase family protein, producing MSFNRSRRFIATFLTVMLSASLILTSVYADEPSTESVAEPTPPPPFSCPTAPIRIPLNNKLDVATVIKPQQTTSYAVSNTKVASVTLDGLVIPISKGTSYVTARAVNDMSQAGSKAATCKVTIKVLDPVKPKLTFTPKSEVRKVKVGSKSFSVQTLLFPKGMPVQIGLANNVVGQVESIKTMAERYKADYAVNGTYFEAYGGIPEPWNTLIADGQVVHLGTVGTTIGFAADGTAKMDSLRLKIEGGLNGSYQYPNNWYATFVNRTPSEEGSSSILFTSARGSHIGFNYGMAIVVKGGKVTKIAYNENVAIPREGFVLVLTGVEQQNLGRKFKVGDQAHFRVKHKDMDGNELDWSDVVTAVGAGPRVLKDGKVAIDAEKEGFTQAKIKTESAARSGIGIKQDGSIVVITVGSATIMELGEILRSLGAVQGMNLDGGGSSGLYAQGKLLTTPGRLISNALIFGTKLSY from the coding sequence ATGTCATTCAATCGCAGTCGTCGATTTATTGCAACATTCCTTACGGTAATGCTGTCTGCAAGTCTAATTCTTACTTCGGTGTACGCGGATGAACCATCGACAGAGTCAGTAGCAGAGCCTACGCCACCACCGCCATTCTCGTGTCCGACAGCTCCAATCAGAATACCACTTAACAATAAGTTGGATGTTGCAACGGTTATCAAACCACAACAAACGACTTCATATGCAGTGAGCAATACGAAGGTCGCTAGCGTAACGCTAGACGGTTTAGTCATTCCCATATCGAAGGGGACGTCGTATGTAACGGCGAGAGCAGTGAACGATATGAGTCAAGCAGGTAGCAAAGCAGCAACATGTAAGGTTACGATTAAAGTGTTAGATCCAGTGAAGCCTAAGCTCACATTCACCCCGAAGTCGGAAGTGCGTAAAGTTAAGGTTGGGAGTAAGTCGTTTTCTGTACAAACCTTACTGTTTCCGAAGGGGATGCCCGTGCAAATAGGATTGGCGAACAATGTGGTCGGTCAGGTGGAATCAATCAAGACGATGGCGGAGCGTTACAAAGCAGACTATGCAGTGAACGGAACCTATTTTGAAGCTTACGGCGGCATTCCAGAGCCATGGAACACCTTGATCGCTGACGGGCAAGTTGTACACTTAGGCACAGTAGGCACGACGATCGGATTTGCGGCTGATGGTACAGCGAAGATGGATAGCTTAAGATTGAAAATCGAAGGCGGACTAAACGGCTCCTATCAATATCCGAACAACTGGTATGCAACATTTGTCAATCGTACCCCTTCTGAGGAAGGGAGTTCATCGATTTTATTTACTTCCGCTCGAGGCAGTCATATTGGCTTTAATTACGGTATGGCGATCGTTGTTAAGGGAGGTAAAGTCACAAAGATTGCGTACAATGAAAACGTTGCGATTCCCCGTGAAGGCTTTGTCCTCGTATTGACAGGGGTGGAGCAACAAAATTTAGGGCGAAAGTTTAAGGTAGGGGATCAAGCACATTTTCGCGTAAAACATAAAGATATGGACGGCAACGAACTCGACTGGAGCGATGTGGTTACGGCTGTTGGTGCGGGTCCGAGAGTGTTGAAGGATGGAAAAGTGGCGATTGATGCTGAAAAGGAAGGGTTTACGCAAGCGAAAATAAAAACGGAATCTGCTGCACGTAGTGGGATTGGAATTAAGCAAGATGGAAGCATTGTCGTCATCACTGTGGGGAGTGCGACGATTATGGAGTTAGGGGAAATTTTACGTTCGCTTGGAGCTGTACAAGGGATGAACTTAGATGGCGGAGGATCATCCGGTTTGTATGCACAAGGAAAATTGCTGACAACTCCAGGAAGGCTTATCAGCAACGCCTTGATCTTCGGGACAAAGCTCAGTTATTAA
- a CDS encoding DUF3055 domain-containing protein, which produces MKDFDYLSDSTEQTSTRFVTLVTPSLKRFDLAILTTNRFYGKKLVTDLQFGRSAILGPDDLEEEGVLESVFRINEEEAAELAQFLTLVLGEVQFTD; this is translated from the coding sequence ATGAAAGATTTCGATTACTTATCGGATTCCACCGAACAAACATCTACACGATTTGTAACATTAGTTACGCCTAGTCTCAAGAGATTCGATCTTGCGATCCTTACAACCAATCGATTCTATGGCAAGAAGCTCGTGACGGACTTGCAATTCGGTCGTAGCGCCATTCTCGGTCCTGACGACCTTGAGGAAGAAGGCGTACTCGAATCTGTGTTTCGGATTAATGAGGAAGAAGCTGCAGAGCTTGCACAGTTTCTTACACTTGTATTAGGCGAAGTTCAGTTCACGGATTAA
- a CDS encoding HRDC domain-containing protein has translation MQVVFLNQFDRIVGQGEDRAQVFIGEEQGVWSAGWRSIQPTAAEQEDLWYEGMSWEELLAAFRHGVACKLSQGFRPMLDGMLEEAPLWERRPSALTLLQCYADMQDATETGNKLRIWRRARATEEKKSAYLIATNRELQMLAVYLPQSLEELIQIPGYGQVKLERYGKELVELLKDIPRKHTFPLLTWVSKEVTEEQRSSWIFKQKEEKYSKVLASVREKRTLLLGIREGRTLTDLENLLQCTRRQLLERIEQLDEEGYDVQRVVEQELATLPDEECEQIETAMKELGDQYLKPLMHKVYGDIQANAKDTEGKYEKLRMMRLRYRKLSRSAI, from the coding sequence ATGCAGGTTGTATTTCTGAATCAATTTGACCGGATTGTAGGGCAAGGAGAAGACCGTGCGCAAGTATTTATCGGTGAGGAGCAGGGCGTATGGAGCGCTGGCTGGCGCTCTATTCAACCAACAGCAGCCGAGCAGGAAGATTTATGGTATGAGGGAATGAGCTGGGAAGAGCTACTCGCTGCGTTTAGACATGGTGTCGCTTGCAAGCTAAGTCAAGGATTTCGACCGATGCTCGACGGTATGCTAGAAGAGGCACCGCTTTGGGAGCGTAGACCAAGCGCGCTCACATTGCTTCAGTGCTATGCAGATATGCAGGATGCCACAGAGACGGGAAACAAGCTGCGGATCTGGAGGAGGGCGAGGGCAACAGAGGAGAAGAAGTCAGCTTATTTGATCGCAACAAACAGAGAATTGCAAATGCTTGCTGTCTATTTGCCACAATCGCTTGAGGAGCTTATTCAAATTCCTGGCTATGGTCAAGTAAAGCTTGAACGGTATGGAAAGGAGCTGGTTGAGCTGTTGAAAGACATACCCCGTAAGCATACTTTCCCATTGCTGACTTGGGTATCCAAAGAAGTTACGGAAGAGCAACGTTCATCCTGGATCTTCAAGCAGAAGGAAGAAAAATATTCGAAGGTGCTTGCATCTGTTAGAGAGAAGCGTACATTACTGCTCGGTATTCGTGAAGGGCGTACCTTAACAGATTTGGAAAACTTGCTGCAATGTACTCGTCGACAACTGCTTGAGCGAATTGAGCAATTAGATGAGGAAGGGTATGATGTACAGCGTGTCGTTGAACAGGAACTGGCAACGCTGCCGGATGAGGAGTGCGAACAAATTGAAACCGCAATGAAGGAATTGGGGGATCAATATTTGAAGCCACTCATGCATAAAGTATATGGTGATATACAGGCGAATGCTAAAGATACGGAAGGGAAATATGAGAAGCTTAGAATGATGCGGCTACGCTATCGCAAATTAAGCAGATCAGCGATTTAG